One region of Effusibacillus lacus genomic DNA includes:
- a CDS encoding 3-keto-5-aminohexanoate cleavage protein: protein MEKLIITCALTGAEATKQDNPNLPVTPEEIAKAALEVRQAGASIVHLHARNEDGSPTQDKTVYAEIMRRIRETGNDIILQVSTGGAVGMTPEERIQPVTLRSKASDGSFSGGQATGLLPPYPEMASLTTGTVNFGNGVFLNTPSDIERFARVIQEHGVLPELEIFDAGMIRNALELRKKGLVPDNAPFDFVMGVAGGIPGTPRELLFLVESLPEGARWSVAGIGRAQLPLATMAILLGGHVRVGFEDNVYYAKGVLAESNAQLVARIVRLAKELGRAVAAPDEARHMLGIIGKK, encoded by the coding sequence ATGGAAAAGCTCATCATTACTTGCGCATTGACAGGGGCTGAGGCAACCAAACAAGACAACCCCAACCTGCCGGTGACACCGGAGGAAATTGCAAAGGCGGCGCTTGAAGTTCGACAGGCAGGGGCGTCGATTGTCCATTTGCATGCCCGGAACGAGGACGGTTCTCCCACGCAGGACAAGACAGTTTATGCGGAAATCATGCGGCGAATCAGGGAGACCGGCAACGATATCATTCTGCAGGTTTCCACCGGCGGAGCGGTGGGAATGACGCCGGAGGAGCGGATACAGCCCGTTACATTGCGATCGAAGGCTTCTGACGGATCCTTTTCCGGGGGTCAAGCCACGGGGCTGCTCCCTCCCTATCCGGAGATGGCCTCGCTAACCACGGGAACGGTTAATTTTGGCAATGGCGTATTTTTGAACACTCCTTCCGATATTGAGCGGTTTGCCCGTGTGATTCAGGAACATGGGGTACTGCCGGAATTGGAAATTTTCGACGCGGGCATGATAAGAAACGCATTGGAATTGAGAAAGAAAGGGCTTGTGCCGGATAACGCCCCGTTTGATTTCGTAATGGGGGTTGCAGGCGGAATTCCCGGCACACCCCGTGAGCTTCTATTCCTTGTGGAATCGCTGCCGGAAGGGGCACGCTGGTCGGTGGCGGGAATTGGAAGGGCACAATTGCCTCTTGCCACAATGGCAATCTTGTTGGGAGGGCATGTTCGGGTCGGATTTGAAGACAACGTTTACTATGCAAAAGGGGTTTTGGCGGAAAGCAATGCCCAACTGGTTGCCCGGATTGTACGGTTGGCCAAGGAGCTCGGACGCGCCGTGGCTGCGCCTGACGAGGCCAGACACATGCTTGGTATTATTGGCAAAAAGTGA
- the fba gene encoding class II fructose-1,6-bisphosphate aldolase, which produces MAFASFKEVLTDGLKHGYAVGQFNVNNLEFLQAIIETAEEERSPVILGVSEGAMKYMNIEYTVAMCKAAAEKASVPVILHLDHGSSYEVVLKCLRAGFSSIMIDASHYPLEENIAKTRQVVHACHTLGVDVEGELGRIGGTEDDLSVDERDATLAKPEEAVRLVQESGIDALAPAIGSAHGLYKGEPKLDFDRLAKIRDLTGVPLVLHGGSGIPDEDIRKAISLGVSKINVNTENQVAFTNKIRELLDKDAKVYDPRKYLGPAREAIKETVREKIRLFGSNNKA; this is translated from the coding sequence ATGGCTTTTGCATCTTTCAAGGAAGTGCTGACTGACGGATTGAAACACGGGTATGCAGTCGGCCAGTTCAACGTTAACAACCTGGAGTTTTTGCAGGCGATCATCGAAACGGCGGAAGAAGAACGTTCACCGGTGATTCTCGGAGTATCGGAAGGCGCAATGAAATACATGAACATTGAATACACGGTGGCCATGTGCAAAGCGGCTGCAGAGAAGGCCAGCGTGCCGGTCATTTTGCATCTGGACCACGGTTCCTCCTACGAAGTGGTGTTGAAGTGCCTGCGGGCTGGGTTTTCCTCCATCATGATCGACGCTTCCCATTATCCGTTGGAAGAGAACATTGCCAAGACCAGGCAGGTCGTCCATGCTTGCCATACGCTCGGTGTTGATGTGGAAGGGGAACTGGGCCGAATTGGGGGAACGGAAGACGACCTTTCCGTTGATGAAAGGGACGCAACTCTGGCGAAACCGGAGGAAGCTGTCCGTCTGGTGCAGGAATCGGGCATCGACGCACTGGCTCCCGCTATCGGGTCTGCCCACGGTTTGTACAAGGGAGAACCGAAACTGGACTTTGACCGGTTGGCCAAGATCCGGGATTTGACCGGAGTTCCGCTTGTCTTGCACGGGGGTTCCGGCATTCCGGATGAAGACATTCGCAAAGCAATCTCCCTTGGGGTCTCCAAGATCAATGTCAACACGGAGAACCAGGTGGCGTTCACCAACAAGATTCGCGAATTGCTTGACAAAGACGCGAAAGTTTACGATCCGCGCAAATACCTGGGACCGGCTCGCGAAGCCATTAAGGAAACCGTTCGTGAGAAGATTCGTTTGTTCGGTTCCAACAACAAGGCTTAA